The window cataaggtcacgcacacatgaaagaagaggagaaataaatatcatatgagtcgggatcctctgttatcaggtcaacagagaattcctgttaccctaatggtttggcgtccgaagccgttttatattttttttatttttttagtgaggagtgacgtggaccaatgagaatttgagtattaggaattctctgttgacctgataacagaggatccagactcaTATCATatctatccaaaacttctatcacaaccaaaaagggtttcaatggtagacgctcaatccccCACAGCTTTTTggagtgtggtacacttgatcgttggatctgtcttatttttcgttcaAACCTTTGGACGATTTCaccaaatgaaaggacggttgtgatgtaacacatgcctcattattggacccacagaacttggtgacgtcaacacatcagccataTCGCTGCACCAGCCAAGCCGCTTCCTGATTCCCGGCACAGTGTCAGCGAACGGTCTCCCTACGGCCGGCCGTATCAACTGCTGCGTGCTTCCTGGGTTTCCCTATTGATCTGGTTCCGAGTTTGATAGTTCGGCACAgtttaaaaaataatggtgacccTTTAACCGTATACGTGGCGTAGTCATAAGATGATCTAGACTCTCCAACTATCTGAGTTGGAGCTTTACCGGAAAGTTAGAAATAATCTGATTTCTCTGTTGGAATATTAACCACTCACTATTTAACTTTTAGTCAACCATTTCATGGCGACCAACTGAATGGTCAGGATTATTTTATTAGTTCTATTTTAGAAATATACTTCATACACATTGCCCACACAATTTGAATCGTCCGATGGTCATAAATGAGTCCCACGTGAAGGAGGGTGAGTCACAAACTCACaattattttcaaaatggtggtaaactaccATGCGAGCCGACGGCGTGTTTGAATTTATCAGAAGGAGATGCGTTTGCCATTGTTGCGGCATAGGATCGGAAGCGTATTGCGTACAGAGTAGACTCTGTGGTCCCCCGTGATGTATgttcttatccacgccgtccatccgtcttccagcttattttagtgcatgagatcaaaattgaaatatattcaaagctcaagtggaccacaccacaggaaacagtatgaatGGTACGCCTACTGcccaaaacttcttgtgggccctgtggtgtggtccatttgagctttgtatatgcttctcatgccctgaaatatctgaaaaacggatggacgacgtggataacccacatacatccatggtgggctccacagagtttactcagtgcttTCCTCTGTATTCAGCGTGTGTCGCAATGCACTGGGACCCATATACCAACTTTACAATTATTTGAACCGTACGCATTGCTTGAGTGGTTACGATCATCggaccatcccagaacgtgggccCCGATGGCGGCGACACACGTTTGGACGTCAGTCGCGAGTCTTGCGACAGAGGCAAAGCGTCCGCCACTAGTTTGaagttggaaacggattggctactccccctgccaccggccaatggctgactGTCACTGCTCTGTGGacatcaccatgatgtatttgtttcatccatgccgttcatatatttttccatatcattttctgttatgagaccaaaaatgaggtatatcccaatctcaagtggaccacattacaggaaacagtgttgaatgggcttcaaccattaaaaaccttttgggggccataaaagttttggatcaagctgatttttttttatacctTGACCTGGGCCTgtaagacctaatcaacatattggatgtcaaatgataagtacagtgggccttaggaggatcttaatggtggatatccaatcactattgttttactgtggtgtggtccacctgagatttatatactctcatttttggtatcaaaacgtaaaatgatctttaaaaatggatgtactgaatggatgaaacacatacatcatggtggggcccacagagcaccgaccatcagccaccgggctggtggcagggggagtagccaatccatttcctcagAAGTTACATTAACAGACGTCCAAACAGCTCCTCAGCCatagcggattgcgtcctgtccCCTCCTGTGGAGCCTACAAAAATGTATCGGTTTtattcactccgttcatccatttttttcggatattttagaatttttatacaaaaattagctagatccaagcctcaagtggaccacacaatggggattgaactcttaccgttgaaaacttcttagaggccacagAAGCTTCGTATCAAACAGAAATTTGAgtcttcccttcattcaggtttttatgaccttatgaacaggttggatggtaaataaacgacGGGCccaggatggtttcaacggtggtcatcattatcaccactgcttcctatggatcttcttcatttttttggatcctatctaaaataatttgagaaaatggatgaacagagtagataaactccatacatcacggtgggcccacagagctcccgCTTCCCTCCTCGTCTTTTGAGAACTGATCAGGTACATCCAGAAGTACTCTAACTTGTATTCCATCCATGTCTTTCCCGCCAACTTACTAATTGTGCAGTAAATCCGTACCATGAAAACGgcattaaaataataaatatcagtCAAAAGAATAAAGACAATCTTTTAATCAAATGGGCTCCGCCGTTGTAATCAATGCTGATGGACTGTttagtaaaaatatatatgtGGACCACATGAAGATTTTTTGTGGCCTGAGTTTTGTGTAAAATGATATTAACATTGTGTCCTATCTTTTCTATGGTACCGATTTACTAAAAATATCTCATGTTGGCGGGAAATTCCTGGTTGGACGACAATCTATAGTACTTCCGGGTGTACTGATCAGCTCTCTTCCTCAGACAACAAACAAAAGGCAAAAAACACGCCTCTCTCTCGCAACAGCAACAGCAACCTCAAATCTGATTTCTCCGCAAACTACTCAAGATTCTCCAAAAACTCGTTTTCTTCTGCAATTCACTTCGCTTAAGGTGAAAATATAGTTAGAATCTTTCCCTTTTCCCTTTATTGTGTATGTTTCTGTTTGATTCTTACTATATAAAATaatcttttattaaaaaaaaaaaaaggattttgttACATGGATGGTATGAATTTCTACAGCTCATGTTCTCTACCATGCGTAGGAGATTCATACTCTCTCATCTCTTACATGTTTTGAGTATTACatttttgggttttgcttattatatTATTTGAGAATTGGGTTCTTCATGTGAGAATTGTGTGTGGGGTACATTTCACAAATTCATGTGGGTTGACTTTTGTTCAACTAATAGTCTCACATCTTCTTTGTTTTAGGCTATCAATGTTGTGCAATTCGATATCGACCGTTGATTACATGAGGATTTTATAGGTTTACTCCTCGCCGTTGATTTAGAGTTGTTCTGAGGACATGAATGTTTCAGGAGAAGAAGTGGTTTTATTCTGTAGCTGTTAAAAATATAAATTATATGGGTGTTTTAGAATTGGTGAATTTATATAGATTGTAGTGGATTTTGGTTGATCAGATCTCCGACTATTGGGCTTGGAAAGAGATGCTGAGTCGAGGTTGGAGATGGGCTTTGGGTACGGTGTACATCGTCGCTGTTGCGGCTATTTGGATTGCAGCCAGCTATATAGTTCAATCCGTTGTGGATGAGGGTGTTTCTCCTTTTCTCATCACCTACATTTGCAATTCCTTGTTTGTGGTTTACATACCTTTAGTTGAAATTGGACGCTATTTTGAGGATTCTTTAGCTAATTTATGGTTTACAAACCGTCCTGGGAATGACTTAAATGATCATCGGTTGGGAGATTCCAAGAAAGCAGCACTTTTGGGGGAGGAGGATTCTAATACAACAGGAGATGGGTTGAATACCTCTGAATTTGTCCACAAGGAACGTCTGAGTCAGTATGGAAAGGATACTGTATTGGAAAGGGAGTCGGAAATCCATGAGTCTGAAAGGATGTTGCTCTGTGGGGATAATTCATCAGCACGGCAGGTCAACAGAAATGGTAGTAAAGAACTGGATGCAAAGGGACGATGGACGCGAACAAGAATGGCTAAGGTTGGCCTGTTGATATCTCCCTTTTGGTTTCTTGCACAACTcactttcaatctctctctcaaatataCGACCGTGACGGTAAGCATCTCAGCGTCATACCcgtttattttccttttcaccTGCAATGTGCTAATGGCACTTGCTTGAGTTCACTTGCCAGTGCCCTTACGGTTCATACATGCTAATGCGGCACACATGCcagatccaagccatttatcaagtgggccccatcaagtagaAAAAATGGATACCAGGACTGGGTAACCAGCCAGATTCACTCACCAGGTTGCGAATCTTGTACAAATGATGTGTGCATTTAAAATAAATTCAATAGCAGTCTGTGTTCAATGTGCAGGTGTGACCCACCAGATGGACTGGCCTACTTTTGGGCAATCGCTCTGAGCAATTGGGCCCTCATAACAagcagcttggatcttgcacatggaTGATGGATGCCAGATTGTCTGTGCACTCTCATGAGTCCTGTTTGCTTCTCTTTTATCCATGCATTGCACCTCTCTTTTGTATTTTTAACGATATTTTGGCATGTTATCTTCATTTCACGCAGTCAAATACCATCTTAAGTAGCGCTTCCAGCCTGTTCACTTTCTTGGTATCCTTAGCATTCTTGGGTGAGAGGTTCACATTTTTGAAGCTAATTAGCGTTCTtctctgcatggtgggaacaattatagTCAGCTTGGGTGATTCTGAAACAGGGCCCAATGCAATCGCTACAAACCCTCTTCTTGGAGACATTCTCGCCCTTGTTTCAGCGGGCTTGTATTCTGTTTACATTACCCTGATCCGTAAAAAGATACCTGATGAAGAAAGAGGCGAAGGTCTAGCCAGCATGGCACAGTTCCTTGGATTTCTTGGGCTGTTCAACCTATTGATTTTTCTACCCGTTGCTCTCATACTGAATTTTACAGGGTTGGAGCCCTTTCACAAGCTCAGCTGGAAGCAGACCGGTCTCATCATTGGAAAAGGTTTGTTATCCAAAACCCAGATGATTTGTCTTTTATGTATCATATTATTTAGTTGGAATGTGACTTGTCTTTAACCAGGGGTTACAGGAATCCCCTGTAACCCCAAGCTttgctgggcccaccgtgatttttgtgttatatccactctgtctcattttaggacatgagcacaAACATGAgggatatccaaaactcaagtgagccacaccacaggaaacagtagggatggaAATACCCACTGTTGAAACGTTTATGGGGCCTACCTTCTAATATTAAGAACCGGTTTAAGTAATCGAAATCGCTTCTATATCTTctctgactttttttttttgttcttttcttttctgttggACATCTTTCTATCAAATGAAAAGTTCCCCCAGCCATGTTTGATTTTAGAATAAATTTCtttgttgcaaaattcatgaTAGTTTTGGCTTATATACCATTGATCGAGCAAAGGAACTAAGGCTACATTTGGGtccacaagtgaattgaattgtgaacatTCAGTTTAATGAAGACAAAATGACAAATTAATGATGTTTCCTTGCGTTTGTATTGAAGAACTAGgcctcaaattgcagttatggtcctttctttttttttgaaaggtcactttttcatta is drawn from Magnolia sinica isolate HGM2019 chromosome 5, MsV1, whole genome shotgun sequence and contains these coding sequences:
- the LOC131245819 gene encoding uncharacterized vacuolar membrane protein YML018C, which gives rise to MLSRGWRWALGTVYIVAVAAIWIAASYIVQSVVDEGVSPFLITYICNSLFVVYIPLVEIGRYFEDSLANLWFTNRPGNDLNDHRLGDSKKAALLGEEDSNTTGDGLNTSEFVHKERLSQYGKDTVLERESEIHESERMLLCGDNSSARQVNRNGSKELDAKGRWTRTRMAKVGLLISPFWFLAQLTFNLSLKYTTVTSNTILSSASSLFTFLVSLAFLGERFTFLKLISVLLCMVGTIIVSLGDSETGPNAIATNPLLGDILALVSAGLYSVYITLIRKKIPDEERGEGLASMAQFLGFLGLFNLLIFLPVALILNFTGLEPFHKLSWKQTGLIIGKGLLDNVLSDYLWAKAVILTTPTATTAGLTIQVPIAAVVDTLTGYAPHHMDYLGAVAVLAGFAGINIPPDACCGSRDHHQEQEAENTSIVTGNDGLPISRDAITVS